In Candidatus Eremiobacterota bacterium, the sequence GGCCGCGCCGATCCCGGCGAACTCGGTCGCGGTGATCCCGGTGTTGACGAAGAAGAGCGCCGTCATCGCGAGGAACGTCGTGCGCAAACCGAAGTTCTCGCGGATCAGCCCCGCGAGGCCCTGGCCGGTGACCGCGCCCATCCGGCCCGCCATCTCCTGGACGACGATCAGCGAGACGGTCAGCGCGAGCAGCGTCCACAGCGTCGCGTAGCCGAAGCGCGCGCCCGCGGCGGAGTACGTCGCGATCCCGCCCACGTCGTTCCCCGCCGAGGCGGTGACGAAGCCGGGACCGAGCACGGCGAAGAAGGCGATCAGCACTCGCCAGTGGCGACGCATCAGCCGGGCGCTCAGCTCGCCGCTTCGGCGCGCCGCCGCTGCG encodes:
- a CDS encoding divalent metal cation transporter, which gives rise to MRRHWRVLIAFFAVLGPGFVTASAGNDVGGIATYSAAGARFGYATLWTLLALTVSLIVVQEMAGRMGAVTGQGLAGLIRENFGLRTTFLAMTALFFVNTGITATEFAGIGAA